A genomic region of Runella rosea contains the following coding sequences:
- the dprA gene encoding DNA-processing protein DprA, whose protein sequence is MDQRLYQLGLHLTPGLGGVLIRYLIAHFGDAQKVFEANYKTLIRVTGVGEAIARTVLQKEGLRAAEDELLKLEKLNANMVFYTDAHFPHRLKSLYDAPVLLYTKGNIDFNKGRYVSLVGTRKATDYGRNITEQIVEGLVNHDVTIVSGLAYGIDISAHRASVRSRIPTIGVMATGVDVVYPEGHTKTAREMEINGGIVTEYCLGTKPDPMRFPARNRIIAGLSDAVIVVESAKKGGGLLTAEFANNYNRDVFAVPGNLSNPYSIGPNNLISANKAQIFTGVENLLESLSWLTTKASVKVALPDHFTQEESQIVALLRQRGEMHIDNLTWESQVSTGKLATLLLNLELQGYIRSLPGKRYALG, encoded by the coding sequence ATGGACCAACGTCTTTACCAATTAGGATTGCATCTGACCCCAGGATTGGGCGGGGTATTGATTCGGTATTTGATTGCTCACTTTGGAGATGCTCAAAAGGTATTTGAAGCCAATTATAAAACACTGATTCGCGTTACAGGCGTAGGAGAAGCAATTGCCCGGACTGTTTTGCAAAAAGAAGGCTTGAGAGCAGCTGAAGATGAACTCCTAAAACTGGAGAAGTTAAACGCCAATATGGTTTTTTACACAGATGCCCACTTTCCGCATCGGCTCAAATCCCTTTATGATGCACCCGTTTTGCTGTACACCAAAGGCAACATTGATTTCAACAAGGGCCGTTATGTATCTTTGGTCGGTACCCGAAAAGCGACTGATTACGGCCGAAATATCACCGAGCAGATTGTAGAAGGGCTTGTTAACCACGATGTAACGATTGTCAGTGGATTGGCGTATGGCATTGATATTTCGGCGCATAGGGCCAGCGTAAGGAGCCGGATTCCGACGATTGGCGTGATGGCTACAGGGGTAGATGTGGTTTATCCTGAAGGGCATACCAAAACAGCCAGAGAGATGGAAATCAACGGTGGAATTGTGACGGAGTATTGTTTGGGAACCAAGCCTGATCCGATGCGTTTTCCCGCCCGAAATCGCATTATCGCTGGGCTATCTGATGCAGTCATTGTGGTGGAATCGGCCAAAAAGGGTGGGGGATTGCTTACCGCTGAGTTTGCCAATAATTATAACCGGGATGTATTTGCCGTACCGGGCAATTTGTCGAATCCCTATTCAATTGGTCCTAATAATCTAATCAGCGCCAATAAAGCCCAGATTTTTACGGGTGTAGAAAATTTACTGGAATCATTAAGTTGGCTCACCACCAAAGCATCCGTAAAGGTGGCGTTACCCGATCATTTTACCCAGGAGGAAAGCCAAATTGTGGCGCTATTGCGTCAAAGAGGCGAAATGCACATTGATAATCTCACGTGGGAAAGTCAGGTCTCTACGGGGAAATTGGCCACGCTGTTGCTCAATCTGGAGTTGCAGGGCTACATTCGTTCACTTCCTGGTAAGCGCTATGCTTTGGGGTAG
- a CDS encoding aldo/keto reductase has protein sequence MIPLITLNNGITMPQLGLGIYDPQPDQDIKQAVLWAFELGYRLVDTAAAYKNEREVGQAIRESGLAREEIFVTTKVRNEDQGYASTLRAFEESLRQLNTDYVDLYLVHWPVKQHRIQTWKALEQIYAEGKVRAIGVSNYYIPHFEELWPEAEIIPSVNQFELSPYCYLPEQMQYCRQRGIQVEGYAPLVRGLKANDARLVQIAQKYGKSTFQVLIRWSLQQGAITIPKSVSKSRLAANVDVFDFQLSAEDMAEMNTWHDNTRVADDPMDY, from the coding sequence ATGATTCCACTCATTACGCTTAATAACGGCATTACTATGCCGCAATTGGGATTGGGTATTTATGACCCGCAACCCGATCAAGACATCAAACAGGCGGTTTTATGGGCCTTCGAACTGGGGTATCGACTGGTAGATACGGCAGCGGCCTATAAAAATGAGCGTGAAGTGGGCCAAGCTATACGCGAAAGTGGACTGGCTCGTGAAGAAATATTTGTCACTACCAAAGTCAGGAATGAAGACCAAGGCTACGCGTCGACTTTACGCGCTTTTGAGGAAAGCCTTCGGCAATTAAACACAGATTACGTGGATTTATATTTGGTGCATTGGCCTGTGAAACAGCATCGAATCCAAACGTGGAAAGCGTTGGAGCAAATTTATGCAGAGGGAAAAGTCCGCGCCATCGGGGTGTCTAATTATTACATCCCTCATTTTGAGGAACTATGGCCCGAGGCAGAAATCATCCCTTCCGTCAATCAGTTTGAACTGAGCCCTTATTGCTATTTGCCCGAACAAATGCAATACTGTCGTCAACGGGGCATTCAGGTGGAAGGCTACGCGCCGTTGGTCCGGGGATTGAAAGCCAACGACGCTAGGCTAGTACAAATCGCCCAAAAATACGGCAAAAGTACGTTTCAGGTGTTGATACGCTGGTCGTTGCAACAGGGTGCTATTACGATACCCAAATCGGTGAGTAAAAGCCGTTTGGCGGCAAATGTAGATGTGTTTGACTTTCAACTTTCTGCCGAAGATATGGCCGAAATGAATACATGGCACGATAATACACGCGTTGCCGACGACCCGATGGATTATTGA
- a CDS encoding M48 family metalloprotease, with protein MRTLFRFNWIPLVMGLVVLQSCSRNPVTGKREIILMSADQEIALGQQSHPSIVASMGLYEDKRLQSFISEKGMAMAKISHRPELPYQFNIIDSPVVNAFAVPGGYVYFTRGIMAHFNNEAEFAGVLGHEIGHVTARHSARQQTSQILGTVGLIAGMVISPKLAQFGEQAMQGLQMLMLSYSRAHESESDKIGVEYSSKVGYDAHQMANFFGTIKRISDNAGQSIPNIMSTHPDPGDRFNNVHAMAKDWQAKNVGNYAVNRESYLQMINGIVYGEDPKQGFVENSVFYHPELRFQFPIPNGWQTQNSPVQFVMAPKDGKAEMLLNVAQGSTLDSAAQNMVRQYNLKVLESTRKTIHGNQAIVMISQQQPQQQQQGQTQQQQQPQTPANTVQLATWLIQYNGLIYAIHGVTTADVFGNLYPTFRNTAENFRLLNDPDKLNRKPERIFVKNAPRNGTFKEIMTALGMPANRIEELGVVNSMKADTPVQKGMLLKVIGK; from the coding sequence ATGAGAACACTCTTTCGTTTTAATTGGATACCCTTGGTGATGGGTTTAGTTGTATTGCAATCGTGCTCGCGCAATCCAGTGACGGGCAAAAGGGAAATCATCCTGATGTCGGCCGATCAGGAAATTGCTTTGGGCCAACAATCTCACCCTTCAATTGTTGCCTCGATGGGCTTATATGAAGATAAACGGTTGCAGAGTTTTATCTCTGAAAAAGGGATGGCAATGGCCAAAATTTCGCACCGTCCAGAGCTTCCTTACCAGTTCAACATTATTGATTCGCCAGTTGTCAATGCTTTTGCGGTGCCTGGAGGCTATGTGTATTTTACCCGAGGCATCATGGCCCACTTCAACAATGAGGCTGAATTTGCAGGTGTTTTAGGTCACGAAATCGGCCACGTTACTGCAAGGCACTCGGCGAGACAACAGACCAGCCAAATTTTGGGTACCGTTGGATTGATTGCTGGTATGGTCATTTCGCCCAAATTAGCCCAATTTGGTGAACAAGCCATGCAGGGTTTACAAATGCTGATGCTTAGCTACAGCCGCGCCCACGAATCTGAATCAGATAAAATTGGGGTGGAATATTCGAGTAAAGTGGGCTATGACGCGCACCAAATGGCCAATTTCTTCGGCACCATCAAGCGTATTTCGGACAACGCTGGCCAATCTATTCCCAACATAATGTCGACACACCCCGATCCGGGCGACCGTTTCAACAATGTTCACGCAATGGCCAAAGATTGGCAAGCCAAAAATGTCGGTAATTACGCCGTAAATCGTGAAAGTTATTTACAAATGATTAATGGCATTGTGTACGGTGAAGACCCAAAACAGGGCTTTGTTGAAAATAGCGTTTTTTACCATCCCGAACTTCGCTTTCAATTTCCTATTCCAAACGGTTGGCAGACCCAAAATTCCCCCGTTCAATTTGTGATGGCTCCCAAAGACGGCAAAGCAGAGATGTTGCTCAATGTAGCACAGGGCAGTACGCTGGATTCGGCCGCTCAAAATATGGTCAGGCAGTACAATTTAAAAGTGTTGGAATCTACTCGTAAGACCATTCACGGCAACCAAGCCATCGTCATGATTTCGCAGCAACAACCTCAGCAGCAGCAACAGGGACAAACTCAACAACAACAACAACCCCAAACACCTGCCAACACGGTTCAGCTGGCCACGTGGCTCATTCAATACAACGGTTTGATTTACGCCATTCACGGAGTAACTACCGCCGATGTTTTTGGTAACTTGTACCCTACGTTTCGAAATACGGCCGAAAATTTTCGTTTATTGAACGACCCCGACAAACTGAATCGCAAACCCGAACGCATATTTGTAAAAAATGCCCCACGCAACGGTACGTTTAAGGAAATCATGACAGCGCTGGGAATGCCAGCCAACCGAATCGAGGAATTGGGCGTGGTCAATAGCATGAAAGCCGACACTCCGGTTCAGAAGGGAATGTTGTTAAAAGTAATTGGAAAATAA
- a CDS encoding serine hydrolase: MLFPFVGIAQKQDSFSSLETYLAQLSPTTIVNLQVESLTGEIYFCKGPAESVPSASIIKIPILVELMEQVKAGKVNLDETYTLVAADKTGGSGVMASYPDGQQMSLKEVARLMMIASDNTATNIFIRKLGREKINDRMKLLGLASLQLNRVMMDTAAVSRGIDNYVTARDINALLRLIYGHKVATPNLCEQMMEFLFENRDTVTLPRLIPKTIKIAHKTGGLTYVRGDAGIVFAATPFVISVFVRGTPEKNAEKIIGEIGKICFKIFNKKN; encoded by the coding sequence ATGCTGTTCCCATTCGTGGGCATTGCCCAAAAACAGGATTCTTTTTCTTCCCTTGAAACCTATCTTGCGCAACTTTCTCCCACTACCATTGTCAACCTTCAGGTAGAATCGCTAACGGGTGAGATCTATTTCTGCAAAGGGCCTGCGGAATCGGTTCCATCGGCTAGTATCATCAAAATTCCGATTTTGGTTGAGCTGATGGAACAGGTAAAAGCGGGTAAAGTTAACCTCGACGAAACCTATACGCTGGTGGCTGCCGACAAAACGGGCGGCTCGGGTGTGATGGCCTCGTACCCCGATGGCCAACAAATGTCGCTCAAAGAGGTGGCTCGGTTGATGATGATTGCGAGCGACAACACGGCTACCAATATTTTTATCCGAAAACTGGGGCGGGAAAAAATCAACGACCGTATGAAACTCCTCGGTTTGGCGAGTCTCCAATTGAATCGGGTGATGATGGATACGGCGGCTGTATCGCGTGGGATTGATAATTACGTAACGGCCCGTGACATCAATGCATTATTGCGTCTTATTTATGGTCATAAAGTAGCAACACCCAACTTGTGTGAGCAAATGATGGAATTTTTGTTTGAAAATCGAGATACGGTTACGCTGCCGAGACTCATTCCCAAAACAATCAAAATAGCCCACAAAACGGGCGGATTGACGTACGTACGTGGCGATGCGGGCATTGTGTTTGCGGCCACACCCTTTGTGATTTCAGTTTTTGTGAGAGGAACCCCAGAAAAAAACGCCGAAAAGATAATTGGTGAAATCGGTAAAATTTGTTTTAAAATTTTCAATAAGAAAAACTAA
- a CDS encoding 3-keto-disaccharide hydrolase, translating to MKKTLFAIFTLLILHSFDAVQAQKAAWTSLFDGKTLKGWKQLNGQAKYEVKDGVIVGTAVANTPNSFLTTEKDYGDFIFECEVNVDEGLNSGIQFRSLSKPDYNNGRVHGYQTEIDATDRDLSGGIYDEARRGWLYVPEVNPKSRGVFLRNNQWNKYRIEAIGTSLRTFVNGVEISHVIDDMTLSGFICLQVHSIGNRKEDEGKQVRWRNVRIQTTNLQPTPASTVRIENWIPNTVSEPEKALGIRLLWDGKTTNGWRGAYKTEFPKGGWNIKDGVLSVDKGNGAESTNGGDILTTEKFGAFELTFDFKLTEGANSGVKYFVNELLQYTHEFQPGEPMTVPADYIKKGSAIGLEFQVLDDAKHPDAKMGAGGNRTIGSLYDLIPADKTGYRRGAVKKIGDWNQGRIVVYPNNHVEHYLNGFKVVEYNRNSDFYKALVQRSKYAVWGDKFGSAPKGPILLQDHGDLVMYRSIKIRELK from the coding sequence ATGAAAAAGACACTTTTTGCAATCTTTACTTTACTGATTTTGCATTCTTTCGATGCGGTTCAGGCCCAAAAAGCGGCTTGGACATCACTTTTTGACGGAAAAACCCTGAAAGGCTGGAAACAGCTAAACGGTCAGGCTAAATATGAAGTGAAAGACGGCGTCATTGTCGGAACAGCCGTAGCCAATACCCCAAACTCCTTCTTAACCACCGAAAAAGACTACGGCGATTTTATTTTTGAGTGCGAGGTAAACGTCGATGAAGGACTTAACTCAGGCATTCAATTCCGGTCATTGTCAAAACCCGACTATAACAATGGCCGCGTACACGGCTATCAAACGGAAATTGACGCCACTGACCGCGACTTATCGGGCGGCATCTACGACGAGGCCCGCCGTGGATGGTTGTACGTTCCAGAGGTAAACCCTAAGTCCAGAGGTGTGTTTTTGCGCAACAATCAGTGGAACAAATACCGTATCGAAGCCATCGGAACCAGCTTGCGGACGTTTGTCAACGGCGTTGAAATCAGTCACGTAATCGACGACATGACTTTGAGCGGATTCATTTGTTTGCAGGTTCATTCCATCGGAAACCGCAAAGAAGATGAAGGCAAGCAGGTACGCTGGCGCAACGTGCGAATTCAAACCACCAATCTGCAACCGACTCCTGCAAGTACCGTTCGCATTGAAAACTGGATTCCAAACACAGTTTCTGAACCAGAAAAAGCCTTGGGAATCCGTTTGTTGTGGGATGGAAAAACCACCAACGGGTGGCGTGGTGCGTACAAAACAGAATTTCCGAAAGGGGGCTGGAACATCAAAGACGGCGTGTTGAGCGTGGACAAAGGCAACGGAGCTGAATCAACCAACGGCGGTGATATCCTGACCACCGAAAAATTTGGTGCTTTTGAACTTACTTTCGATTTCAAACTGACTGAAGGCGCCAACTCGGGCGTGAAATACTTCGTCAATGAATTGCTCCAATATACCCACGAATTTCAGCCAGGTGAACCGATGACAGTTCCCGCCGATTACATCAAAAAAGGCTCGGCCATCGGTCTGGAGTTTCAGGTGTTGGACGATGCCAAACACCCCGACGCCAAAATGGGTGCTGGTGGCAACCGCACCATTGGCTCGCTGTACGATCTCATTCCTGCCGACAAAACGGGCTACCGCAGAGGCGCTGTTAAAAAAATCGGTGATTGGAATCAGGGACGCATCGTGGTCTATCCCAACAATCATGTAGAGCACTACCTCAACGGATTCAAAGTAGTGGAATACAACCGCAACTCAGACTTTTACAAAGCCCTCGTACAGCGCAGCAAATACGCCGTTTGGGGCGACAAATTTGGTTCAGCCCCCAAAGGCCCCATTTTGTTGCAAGACCACGGCGACCTTGTCATGTACCGCAGTATCAAAATTAGGGAGTTAAAATAA
- a CDS encoding endonuclease/exonuclease/phosphatase family protein has protein sequence MKSKTPFFWRIQQLFFCFTLLSYTLTYFAVTGHWLAGFIMMSLPLLLIMHILLVGFWLVFNPKRAWLSGLALMLSFPFWARTYGLGPAEEETVSSKNEIKVLSYNVMSFDAYSYLVDKNSENTNKLIEWVKKEDADVKCFQEFLNHRDRKDLQTVAQLKKEGYPYYVSMQSIQDQGKDYTNGLAIFSKYPIIKQEKREFSNQNGIIYADINIKGNTIRFISVHLRSMIVRVGGIKLAVKEKNLGLGRYELASTFRKLKGGFVHHAEESKILTDWIEKSPHPVVVCGDFNEVPYSYAYGQVRKRLSNAFEEAGSGFGFTYRKAPGFIRIDNQFYDKKGLEVIDFQTRKDVKYSDHYPIIGRYKLL, from the coding sequence ATGAAATCCAAAACTCCCTTTTTTTGGCGTATTCAGCAATTATTTTTTTGCTTTACCTTACTCAGTTACACGCTTACCTATTTTGCCGTTACTGGGCACTGGCTCGCGGGCTTCATTATGATGAGTCTTCCTTTGCTGCTGATTATGCATATTTTGCTGGTTGGTTTTTGGCTGGTGTTTAATCCCAAAAGGGCATGGCTTTCGGGGTTAGCTTTGATGTTAAGTTTTCCATTTTGGGCAAGAACGTACGGACTGGGGCCAGCAGAAGAAGAAACGGTCTCTTCTAAAAATGAGATTAAGGTGTTGAGTTATAACGTTATGTCGTTTGATGCATACAGTTATTTAGTTGATAAAAATTCCGAAAATACCAACAAGCTGATTGAATGGGTGAAGAAGGAAGATGCCGATGTTAAATGTTTTCAGGAGTTTTTGAATCACCGAGACCGCAAGGATCTGCAAACAGTTGCTCAGTTGAAGAAAGAGGGCTATCCTTATTACGTGTCGATGCAATCTATACAGGATCAGGGCAAAGATTACACAAACGGGTTGGCGATTTTCTCAAAATATCCGATTATTAAACAGGAGAAAAGGGAATTCAGCAATCAAAACGGCATCATTTACGCCGATATCAATATAAAAGGCAATACGATTCGGTTTATCAGTGTGCATTTACGCTCTATGATTGTGCGCGTGGGAGGTATTAAATTGGCGGTCAAAGAAAAGAATCTTGGACTGGGGCGCTATGAGTTGGCGAGTACCTTCAGAAAATTAAAAGGTGGTTTTGTGCATCACGCAGAGGAGTCTAAAATTCTGACGGATTGGATAGAAAAAAGCCCGCATCCCGTAGTGGTATGCGGTGATTTTAACGAAGTTCCGTACAGTTATGCCTACGGACAGGTTCGCAAACGCTTATCGAATGCTTTTGAAGAAGCGGGTTCAGGGTTTGGATTTACGTACCGGAAGGCTCCGGGATTTATCCGAATTGACAACCAGTTTTATGACAAAAAAGGGCTTGAAGTGATTGATTTTCAGACTAGAAAGGATGTGAAATATTCAGATCATTATCCGATTATTGGCCGTTATAAGTTGTTATAA
- a CDS encoding FG-GAP repeat domain-containing protein yields MTKIIAIGLVLSILIACNTSQESEEQKLAQSYCGGCHLMPTPDLLDKKTWKESVLPKMALRLGVVQQNIGFYQDFSTEEIVTFTEANVFPETPIVTPEQWESIVNYYVKNAPDKLPDSSRKTLISPTLSRFLPKANTPHVEPFVSLIKYDSLSKKLFVGSRRGMVTVFDQQFKRIDSLKVSSPPSDLRTYPDGSLDVLLMGIMDPNDHNRGTLEKARKSADGKTWALTPILQKLRRPVNQAFTDVDGDGLEDIVMCEYGNNVGQLSWFKQQQDNSYQVFKFDPAPGARLVQPYDFNRDGKLDFFVMMAQGDEQVSVIYNRGGGKYEKQILLRFPPVYGSSYADLADVNGDGWVDIVYTNGDNADYSMILKPYHGVRIFLNDGKNQFQEKWFFPLHGASKALADDFDKDGDIDIAAISYFPSNPQEGFVYFENQGNLKFTAKTFPTPRQDKWMLLEKADYDQDGDKDLLLGYLERPPYRFPLPAGMTGLQILENKTITKK; encoded by the coding sequence ATGACGAAAATTATTGCTATTGGTTTAGTATTATCAATTCTCATTGCCTGCAATACCTCCCAAGAGTCGGAGGAGCAAAAATTAGCCCAAAGTTACTGCGGAGGGTGTCACCTCATGCCAACGCCCGATTTACTTGACAAAAAGACGTGGAAAGAAAGTGTGCTGCCCAAAATGGCCCTGCGTTTGGGCGTCGTTCAGCAAAATATTGGCTTTTATCAGGACTTTTCTACCGAAGAGATTGTCACGTTTACCGAAGCCAATGTTTTCCCCGAAACCCCCATCGTAACGCCCGAACAATGGGAAAGTATCGTGAATTATTACGTCAAAAATGCGCCCGATAAACTGCCAGATTCCTCGCGCAAAACCCTTATTTCTCCCACCCTCTCCCGATTCTTGCCCAAAGCCAATACTCCGCACGTGGAACCTTTTGTTTCGCTTATCAAGTATGATTCCCTCAGCAAGAAGCTATTTGTGGGCAGTCGCCGAGGAATGGTCACGGTATTTGACCAACAATTCAAACGCATCGATTCCCTTAAAGTAAGCAGCCCACCTTCTGATTTACGGACCTACCCCGATGGGAGTTTGGATGTATTGCTAATGGGCATCATGGACCCCAACGACCACAATCGGGGCACGCTGGAAAAAGCCCGTAAATCGGCCGATGGCAAAACATGGGCCTTAACTCCGATACTCCAGAAACTTCGTCGCCCTGTCAATCAAGCCTTTACGGATGTAGATGGCGATGGCCTCGAAGACATCGTGATGTGCGAATATGGCAACAATGTCGGTCAATTGTCTTGGTTTAAACAGCAACAAGACAATAGCTATCAGGTGTTTAAATTTGACCCCGCTCCGGGGGCGCGACTGGTTCAGCCCTACGATTTTAACCGTGATGGCAAACTGGACTTTTTTGTAATGATGGCGCAGGGCGACGAACAAGTATCGGTGATTTATAACCGAGGCGGTGGAAAATACGAAAAACAAATCCTGTTGCGCTTCCCACCCGTGTACGGCTCCAGCTACGCCGATTTGGCCGATGTCAACGGCGACGGTTGGGTTGACATTGTGTACACCAACGGCGACAATGCTGATTATTCCATGATTCTGAAACCCTATCACGGCGTACGTATTTTCTTAAACGACGGCAAAAATCAGTTTCAGGAAAAATGGTTTTTCCCTTTACATGGTGCCTCAAAAGCCCTCGCCGACGATTTTGACAAAGATGGCGATATTGACATTGCGGCTATCTCTTACTTTCCGTCCAATCCACAGGAAGGATTTGTGTATTTTGAAAACCAAGGGAATTTGAAATTTACTGCCAAAACCTTTCCTACGCCCCGACAAGACAAATGGATGCTCCTCGAAAAAGCGGATTATGACCAAGACGGCGACAAGGACCTGTTATTGGGCTATCTCGAACGCCCACCTTACAGATTTCCTCTGCCAGCAGGAATGACAGGATTACAGATTCTTGAAAATAAAACAATTACAAAAAAATAA
- a CDS encoding FMN-binding glutamate synthase family protein: MNTLLNWLALVPWWTCFPVILAIVAIWDITQKKHTVLHNFPVIGHLRYWLETIGPEFRQYIVANNREELPFNRRQRSWIYASSKRENNFQGFGTDQDVNSAGFIFIKPALVTKRLAKDHPYRENPYVLPAPKVIGLSHNRRKPYRPKQVINISGMSFGSLSASAITALNEGAAKFGCYHNTGEGGFSPYHDKGADVVLNIGTAYFGIRDDDGNFIMEKLVRLTQKNPAIRMLELKLSQGAKPGKGGVLPAAKITKEIAEIRHVPIGKDVISPAAHSAFSTLPEMLDLIEAMAEATGLPVGIKAAVGKLDMWEELAELMVKTGRGPDFITVDGGEGGTGAAPPSFADHVSLPWVYGFSSVYKIFKKHGLTDRITFIGSGKLGLPAQAIMAFAMGVDIVNVAREAMMSIGCIQAQICHTNRCPAGVATQNKWLQAGLDPALKSERFYHYGKTLTKEILEIAIACGYEHPCQFTMEDVDVAMGDNNHTRSLRVVYDYEKAHVPYDGIDALINCQYLGGGLKKVH, from the coding sequence ATGAATACTCTTTTGAATTGGCTTGCGCTCGTTCCGTGGTGGACATGCTTCCCCGTTATTTTGGCTATTGTTGCTATTTGGGACATTACCCAAAAAAAACACACCGTTTTGCACAACTTTCCAGTCATTGGGCACCTGCGGTATTGGCTAGAAACGATTGGGCCGGAGTTTAGGCAATATATTGTGGCCAATAACCGCGAAGAATTACCATTCAATCGTCGGCAGCGTTCGTGGATTTATGCATCTTCTAAACGGGAAAATAATTTTCAGGGTTTCGGAACCGATCAGGATGTCAACAGCGCTGGTTTCATCTTTATCAAACCTGCTTTGGTAACTAAACGGTTGGCCAAAGACCACCCGTACCGCGAAAATCCGTACGTTTTGCCCGCGCCCAAAGTGATTGGGTTGAGCCATAATCGCCGCAAACCCTACCGTCCGAAGCAGGTCATTAATATTTCAGGAATGAGTTTTGGTTCGTTATCGGCTTCGGCGATTACCGCCCTCAACGAAGGGGCGGCGAAGTTTGGCTGTTACCACAATACGGGTGAAGGAGGGTTTTCCCCATACCACGATAAAGGCGCTGACGTAGTGCTCAACATCGGCACGGCGTATTTCGGTATTCGTGACGACGATGGGAATTTTATCATGGAAAAATTGGTTCGACTGACGCAGAAAAACCCGGCCATTCGAATGCTTGAATTGAAACTCTCGCAAGGAGCAAAACCGGGCAAAGGAGGGGTGTTGCCTGCGGCCAAAATCACGAAAGAGATTGCAGAAATCCGGCACGTTCCCATCGGTAAAGATGTCATTTCTCCCGCAGCGCACAGCGCTTTTTCTACCCTGCCCGAAATGTTGGATTTGATCGAAGCTATGGCCGAGGCTACTGGGCTACCTGTGGGTATCAAAGCGGCTGTGGGCAAACTAGACATGTGGGAAGAATTGGCGGAACTCATGGTGAAAACGGGCCGTGGCCCCGATTTTATCACTGTTGATGGCGGTGAAGGAGGAACGGGTGCCGCCCCTCCGTCGTTTGCTGACCATGTGTCATTACCTTGGGTGTATGGGTTTTCGAGTGTGTATAAAATCTTCAAAAAACACGGGCTCACCGACCGCATAACGTTCATTGGGTCGGGAAAACTAGGCCTGCCAGCGCAGGCGATTATGGCGTTTGCGATGGGTGTCGATATTGTCAACGTTGCCCGCGAAGCCATGATGTCGATTGGGTGTATTCAGGCACAGATATGCCATACCAACCGTTGTCCAGCGGGGGTAGCTACGCAAAATAAATGGTTACAGGCGGGCCTTGATCCAGCGCTTAAAAGTGAGCGTTTTTACCATTATGGAAAAACGTTGACCAAAGAGATTCTCGAAATAGCCATTGCCTGCGGCTATGAACATCCCTGTCAGTTTACGATGGAAGATGTAGACGTAGCGATGGGCGATAATAACCATACACGCTCACTCAGAGTGGTTTATGACTACGAAAAAGCGCACGTACCCTACGATGGCATAGATGCTTTGATTAATTGCCAATACTTAGGTGGCGGCCTTAAAAAAGTACATTAA